One stretch of Candidatus Zymogenus saltonus DNA includes these proteins:
- a CDS encoding tryptophanase: MISEPYKIKEVKKIGAKKPHERWNILKKVHFNVFHVSSDYITFDLVTRGMSSWSHYQKAGFMIGDEAYAGSRNYIHLERSAREVLGLTQIVPTHNGIGAEKLLVTTMLEKGQTVLHNRGRCEGLVPANGGVSINVTGAEAFSYPGPEKFGGNVDTGLLKKLLSEKGKEEIAYIHLETCPAALNGQPISLVNLKEVRELSASRSIPLAVDISHVLENAYWIGKAEGGKRGLMDIVREIIAHSDVVLMDASQDCRSDTGGLIASDDPGCFEKFKNQVVVYEGLHTYGGMTGRAMEVFAVGIEEMEDVKHVEWYASQIGFIYDILRKGGVPVYRGGNGIALDVERFLPHLSADDLPKFVLAASLYILGGLRGSIDGAWEYHARGEGRRVLNLELPRNAYTVNHLLKIADVISSAYGHREEISGLRLLNEPEFVDQAMLEPEHFRLFVSFPEEEDWREGLFEPYKIAIFEPLKITDRDYRVKAIEKAGYNTFLLNSEDVYIDLLTDSGTSAMSSFQWEGMTNSVDTPYSSRHYLDLVAEFSDILGFNYIIPTHQGRAAEQIMSQTMIRPGQIVPGNMYFTTTKLHQEMAGGVFVDVIVDEAHDPTSDYPWKGNVDIGKLEKEIDRVGPKNVAYISFEMSVNMAGGQPFSMGNLKELSHLCQRHGIPIMFDATRCVENAYMVKVRDPEYSEKPVREILREMLSYGDGCTISCKKDFLVNMGGILACNGKELADKFNKMLRVWEGNITNGGLDPKDMEALRRGLLDSLDDDYIRMRIEQTQEFGGRLIEAGVPIVLPPGSHAIFIDARRFLPHIDQDQYPAQALAAAVYVETGVRTMERGNVSKGRNSETGENYRPALELVRCTIPRRVYSNSHFDYVAEGIKRLFDKREQICGLKFIYEPKVLRFFQGRFEPVKS; this comes from the coding sequence ATGATATCGGAACCATACAAGATCAAAGAGGTGAAGAAGATCGGGGCGAAAAAGCCCCACGAGAGGTGGAACATATTGAAGAAGGTCCACTTCAACGTATTTCACGTAAGTTCCGACTATATAACCTTCGACCTGGTGACGAGGGGTATGTCCTCCTGGTCTCACTACCAGAAGGCGGGCTTCATGATAGGAGACGAGGCGTACGCAGGAAGCAGGAACTACATCCACCTCGAGAGGTCGGCGAGGGAGGTCCTGGGACTCACGCAGATCGTCCCGACCCACAACGGCATCGGCGCGGAGAAGCTCCTCGTTACGACCATGCTGGAAAAGGGGCAGACAGTCCTCCACAACAGGGGCAGATGCGAGGGACTCGTCCCGGCAAACGGCGGGGTGAGCATCAACGTCACCGGGGCGGAGGCCTTTTCCTATCCCGGGCCGGAAAAGTTCGGCGGGAACGTCGACACGGGTCTCTTGAAAAAGCTCTTGAGCGAGAAGGGGAAGGAGGAAATCGCCTATATCCATCTCGAGACCTGCCCAGCCGCCCTCAACGGCCAGCCTATCTCTCTTGTGAACCTAAAGGAGGTAAGGGAGCTTTCCGCCTCCCGCTCAATCCCTCTTGCGGTTGACATCTCCCACGTCTTGGAGAACGCCTACTGGATAGGGAAGGCGGAAGGGGGAAAGAGGGGGCTGATGGATATAGTCCGGGAGATCATCGCCCACTCCGATGTTGTGCTGATGGACGCCAGTCAGGACTGCCGCTCCGACACGGGGGGCCTTATAGCGAGCGATGATCCCGGCTGTTTCGAGAAGTTCAAGAACCAGGTGGTGGTATACGAGGGGCTCCACACCTACGGCGGCATGACCGGGAGGGCGATGGAGGTCTTTGCCGTCGGCATAGAGGAGATGGAGGACGTAAAGCACGTGGAGTGGTACGCCAGCCAGATAGGCTTCATCTACGATATTCTGAGAAAGGGGGGCGTCCCCGTCTATCGGGGCGGAAACGGGATAGCCCTCGATGTGGAGCGCTTTCTGCCCCACCTGTCGGCGGACGACCTTCCCAAGTTCGTGCTGGCCGCAAGCCTCTATATCCTCGGGGGGTTGAGGGGGAGCATAGACGGCGCATGGGAGTACCACGCGAGGGGGGAGGGGAGACGAGTCCTCAATCTGGAGCTTCCGAGAAACGCCTATACGGTTAATCATCTTTTGAAGATCGCAGACGTTATCTCCTCCGCATACGGCCACAGGGAAGAGATATCGGGCCTTAGGCTTCTCAACGAGCCGGAGTTTGTGGACCAGGCGATGCTCGAGCCGGAGCACTTCCGCCTCTTCGTGTCGTTCCCCGAGGAGGAGGACTGGAGGGAGGGACTCTTTGAGCCGTACAAGATAGCGATCTTCGAGCCGCTCAAGATTACCGACAGGGACTACAGAGTAAAGGCGATTGAAAAAGCGGGGTACAACACCTTTCTCCTCAATTCGGAGGACGTCTACATAGACTTACTGACCGACAGCGGGACCTCGGCGATGAGTTCCTTTCAGTGGGAGGGGATGACAAACTCGGTGGACACCCCCTACAGCAGCAGGCACTATCTGGATCTCGTCGCCGAATTCAGCGACATCCTCGGCTTCAATTATATAATACCGACGCACCAGGGGCGGGCCGCTGAACAGATAATGTCGCAGACGATGATAAGGCCGGGGCAGATCGTGCCGGGCAATATGTACTTCACCACAACGAAGCTCCACCAGGAGATGGCGGGGGGCGTTTTCGTGGATGTGATCGTCGATGAGGCCCACGACCCGACGAGCGATTACCCATGGAAGGGAAACGTCGATATCGGAAAGCTTGAGAAGGAGATCGATCGGGTTGGCCCTAAGAACGTCGCCTACATCAGCTTCGAGATGTCGGTCAACATGGCCGGCGGGCAGCCCTTTTCGATGGGGAACCTGAAGGAGCTTTCCCACCTGTGCCAGAGGCACGGGATACCGATAATGTTCGACGCTACGAGGTGCGTCGAGAATGCGTATATGGTGAAAGTCAGGGACCCTGAGTATTCGGAAAAGCCTGTAAGGGAGATACTGAGGGAGATGCTCAGCTACGGGGACGGGTGCACGATCAGCTGCAAGAAGGACTTTCTGGTCAACATGGGCGGGATTCTGGCCTGCAACGGCAAGGAGCTTGCGGACAAGTTCAACAAGATGCTGCGCGTATGGGAGGGGAATATAACCAACGGCGGGCTCGATCCGAAGGACATGGAGGCGCTTCGCCGGGGGCTCCTCGACTCCCTCGACGATGACTATATCAGGATGAGGATCGAGCAGACGCAGGAGTTCGGCGGAAGGTTGATAGAGGCGGGTGTACCGATAGTCCTTCCTCCAGGCTCCCACGCGATATTCATCGACGCCAGGAGGTTTCTCCCCCACATAGATCAGGACCAGTACCCAGCCCAGGCGCTGGCCGCCGCGGTATACGTGGAGACGGGGGTCAGGACGATGGAGAGGGGAAATGTCTCGAAGGGGAGAAATTCCGAGACCGGAGAGAACTATCGCCCGGCCCTTGAGCTCGTGAGGTGCACGATACCGAGGAGGGTCTACTCAAACTCTCACTTCGACTACGTCGCCGAGGGGATCAAGCGGCTCTTTGATAAGAGGGAGCAGATTTGCGGACTAAAATTCATATACGAGCCGAAAGTCCTCCGCTTCTTCCAGGGGAGGTTTGAACCCGTAAAATCTTAG
- a CDS encoding PAS domain-containing protein, whose amino-acid sequence MKTKEKSGGNRGKPKDKKSKSPETNEAKLNRDGLIVVGIGASAGGLDAIKKLIPNLPVDSKIAYVILQHLDPNHPGKLLSLLERYSRTKMTEIVDRVKIEPNTIYITPFGKNVKIENDRLILTDPKPSLGPRPSVDHFFTSLANDKGAQAVGIILSGTGSDGSRGIRAIKAEGGITIVQEVKSAKYTGMPQAAIDTGLVDLTLPPEKMGPELSNLLEYPKYMTEAFLDKAPSENLYTIFELLLERTNSDFSEYKLSTINRRIERRMAVHKISNLADYIRLLKSKESELFFLFKDILISVTGFFRDPEAFESLSKVIMKIIENKRHGDHIRIWLPGSATGEETYSVAILLAEVLGEEISKYNIQIFSTDIDMDAINIARKGVYTGAAMLDMEEAILNRYFTRRDGYFVVKRQIREMVIFARQDMTRDPPFSKLDLIVCRNVLIYFNTVLQKKLIPIFHYTLNPIGYLFLGKSETIGQFDDLFSVVDRKWKIYRRRGTFRAPIINLGIPKTVPSKPPQKILGSLEGEKNLRDLANYNLAKTYGHPSVIIDDRMEIMYVHGDVNPYLSLSSGEIDLNILNMSRKEIRIDLRTLIHRVVEERVVLRSKKLKIELDGMVRTLTVSVIPIEIKKHTAQCLTMVIFEEENVVEGVVNNGFHREEGTDPYIKELKNELAETKEHLYSIIEEYESTNEEFQSLNEELQSANEELQSANEELQSSNEELETVNEDLQSTNEDLNTINEEYQIKSGELAAAKADLENILNSVDIAIIIVDRDLKVRRFTPPASKIFQLTAADVGRIIRNIPCLIKLPKNFFKSLDDVIVKERGFGEEFRYNNKIFLLRISPFYNEDSEVEGAVVILVD is encoded by the coding sequence ATGAAAACTAAGGAAAAAAGCGGCGGAAATAGGGGAAAACCGAAAGATAAAAAAAGCAAGAGCCCTGAAACAAATGAAGCCAAGTTAAACAGAGACGGCCTGATCGTTGTAGGTATCGGAGCTTCCGCCGGAGGATTGGATGCGATAAAAAAGCTGATTCCCAATCTGCCGGTTGATTCAAAAATCGCCTACGTCATTCTACAGCACCTCGATCCGAATCATCCCGGAAAGCTCCTTTCGCTCCTCGAGCGTTATTCACGCACAAAGATGACTGAGATCGTTGATCGTGTAAAGATAGAGCCGAACACAATATATATAACACCCTTCGGGAAAAACGTAAAAATCGAGAACGACCGTCTCATCTTGACCGATCCTAAACCCTCTCTAGGTCCCAGGCCCTCGGTGGACCACTTCTTCACGTCTCTGGCCAACGATAAGGGCGCCCAGGCCGTTGGGATTATACTGTCGGGGACCGGCTCGGACGGTTCCCGAGGCATAAGGGCGATCAAGGCCGAGGGGGGAATCACCATAGTCCAAGAAGTAAAGAGCGCCAAATACACGGGCATGCCCCAGGCGGCCATAGATACCGGTCTTGTCGATCTAACGCTTCCCCCGGAGAAGATGGGTCCGGAGCTTTCAAATCTCCTCGAATATCCCAAATATATGACCGAAGCCTTCTTGGATAAGGCTCCCTCGGAGAACCTTTACACGATCTTTGAGCTACTTTTAGAGAGGACAAATAGCGACTTTTCTGAATACAAGCTCTCCACAATAAACCGCCGCATCGAGCGCCGCATGGCGGTGCATAAGATATCCAACCTTGCAGACTACATACGGTTGCTGAAATCCAAGGAGAGCGAACTGTTTTTCCTCTTCAAGGATATTCTAATATCGGTGACCGGTTTCTTCCGAGACCCGGAGGCCTTTGAGTCTCTGAGTAAGGTCATCATGAAGATTATCGAAAACAAGCGACACGGCGATCATATACGAATATGGCTGCCGGGATCGGCCACCGGAGAAGAGACGTACTCAGTCGCGATTCTTCTGGCGGAAGTCCTGGGCGAAGAGATAAGCAAATACAACATCCAGATATTCAGCACTGACATCGATATGGACGCCATCAATATCGCCAGAAAGGGCGTATATACCGGGGCGGCAATGTTGGATATGGAAGAAGCCATCCTGAATCGATACTTCACCAGGAGAGATGGTTACTTCGTGGTTAAAAGACAGATTCGTGAGATGGTCATCTTTGCCCGCCAGGACATGACCAGAGACCCGCCTTTTTCAAAGCTCGACTTGATAGTCTGCAGGAACGTCCTCATATACTTCAATACCGTGCTGCAGAAGAAGCTCATCCCGATTTTTCACTACACCCTGAATCCTATTGGATACCTTTTTTTAGGCAAGTCGGAGACGATCGGCCAGTTCGATGATCTGTTTTCGGTGGTTGACAGGAAATGGAAGATCTACAGGAGAAGGGGTACTTTTAGAGCACCGATAATCAATCTCGGTATACCAAAAACGGTGCCATCAAAGCCTCCGCAAAAGATATTAGGGTCCCTCGAAGGAGAGAAAAACCTGAGAGATTTGGCGAACTATAACCTTGCGAAGACGTACGGCCACCCATCGGTGATCATCGATGATCGTATGGAGATAATGTATGTGCATGGGGACGTGAATCCGTATCTCTCTCTTTCGAGTGGGGAAATTGATTTGAATATCCTCAACATGTCGAGAAAGGAGATCAGAATCGATCTCAGGACTCTAATACACAGAGTTGTTGAAGAGAGGGTTGTGCTCAGAAGTAAAAAGTTAAAAATAGAATTAGACGGTATGGTCAGGACGCTTACCGTCTCCGTTATACCGATCGAGATTAAAAAACATACGGCCCAATGTTTAACAATGGTGATTTTCGAGGAGGAGAACGTGGTCGAGGGGGTTGTAAACAACGGGTTTCACCGAGAGGAGGGCACCGATCCGTATATAAAAGAGCTGAAGAATGAACTGGCGGAGACTAAGGAGCATCTCTATTCGATAATAGAGGAGTATGAGTCCACAAATGAGGAGTTCCAGTCCTTGAACGAGGAGCTTCAGTCCGCCAACGAAGAGCTCCAGTCCGCCAATGAAGAGCTTCAGTCTTCCAACGAGGAGCTGGAGACGGTAAACGAGGATCTTCAGTCCACAAACGAAGATCTGAACACCATAAACGAGGAGTATCAGATAAAATCGGGTGAGCTCGCGGCGGCCAAGGCAGATCTTGAAAACATTTTGAACAGTGTGGATATAGCCATAATTATTGTGGATAGAGATCTGAAGGTAAGGAGGTTTACGCCCCCGGCGTCTAAAATTTTTCAGTTGACCGCTGCAGACGTTGGACGGATAATCCGAAACATTCCATGTCTGATAAAACTCCCCAAGAACTTCTTCAAGAGTTTGGATGATGTTATTGTCAAGGAAAGGGGTTTTGGGGAGGAATTCAGATACAACAATAAAATATTCTTGTTGCGAATATCTCCCTTCTATAATGAGGACTCGGAGGTGGAAGGGGCCGTAGTCATCTTGGTGGACTAG